From the Bacteroidales bacterium genome, one window contains:
- a CDS encoding bifunctional lysine ketoglutarate reductase /saccharopine dehydrogenase family protein, with the protein MKYIGIRNEDKYAAETRSPLTPACVKKIINESGLKFIVQSSEKRIFSDKEFIDAGAFVKTDLKECDVIIGIKEVPLDSLYKDKTYMFFSHIIKGQPHNMPMLKKMMELKCNLIDYEKITDEQGKRLIFFGKYAGLAGMINSLWALGLRLEHLGYKTPFLKIKQAHKYFSLEEAKKEISEVGHEILKDGIPSELKPFVIGITGYGNVSNGAKEICDLLPVKEILPEELENLKAKSKNENIIYKTTFKEEHISRHKEDCSNFDLSDYYKNPYKYHNAFEKYLPHISVLINGMYWDPKFPRIITKNIAGKYFNEGISKLMVIGDITCDIEGSIELTVKATSIDTPLFVYNPKTNEIEMGHKGTGILVMAVDILPSELPRDSSMWFSHVLCNYVKPLAEADFSKTFGKINLPASIKKALILHKGKLTNNYKYIENFIK; encoded by the coding sequence AGCCGAAACACGCTCGCCATTAACACCTGCATGTGTAAAGAAAATAATTAACGAATCGGGTTTGAAATTTATCGTTCAATCCTCTGAAAAAAGAATTTTTAGTGATAAGGAATTTATTGATGCCGGAGCTTTTGTTAAGACCGACTTGAAAGAATGTGATGTTATTATAGGAATAAAGGAAGTTCCATTAGATTCTTTATATAAAGATAAAACTTATATGTTTTTTTCTCACATAATAAAAGGGCAACCTCATAATATGCCGATGCTGAAAAAAATGATGGAGCTGAAATGTAATCTAATTGATTACGAAAAAATAACCGATGAGCAAGGGAAGAGATTGATATTTTTCGGTAAATATGCAGGACTGGCGGGAATGATAAACTCTTTGTGGGCATTAGGGTTGCGGCTTGAACATCTGGGTTACAAAACACCTTTTCTGAAAATAAAACAAGCACATAAGTACTTTTCACTTGAAGAAGCAAAAAAGGAAATATCGGAAGTAGGACATGAAATTTTAAAAGATGGAATTCCAAGCGAATTAAAGCCATTTGTAATTGGAATAACAGGATACGGAAATGTTTCCAACGGAGCAAAAGAAATTTGCGATTTATTGCCCGTTAAAGAAATTCTGCCCGAAGAACTTGAAAACCTTAAAGCGAAAAGTAAAAACGAAAATATTATTTATAAAACAACCTTCAAGGAAGAACACATTTCACGGCATAAAGAAGATTGCAGTAATTTCGATTTGTCCGATTATTATAAAAATCCTTATAAATATCACAATGCCTTTGAAAAATATTTACCTCACATTTCGGTATTGATAAATGGAATGTATTGGGACCCGAAATTTCCACGCATTATTACCAAAAATATTGCCGGAAAATATTTTAATGAAGGCATTTCGAAACTCATGGTAATCGGAGATATTACATGCGATATAGAAGGTTCAATAGAATTAACTGTTAAAGCAACATCTATTGATACTCCATTGTTTGTTTATAATCCCAAAACAAATGAAATTGAGATGGGACATAAAGGTACCGGTATATTAGTTATGGCTGTTGATATATTACCGAGTGAATTGCCAAGAGATTCGTCGATGTGGTTCAGCCATGTTTTGTGTAATTATGTAAAACCACTTGCAGAAGCTGACTTCAGCAAAACGTTCGGCAAAATAAATTTACCTGCTTCAATTAAAAAAGCTTTAATACTTCACAAAGGAAAATTAACAAACAATTATAAATATATTGAGAATTTTATTAAGTAA
- a CDS encoding saccharopine dehydrogenase C-terminal domain-containing protein → MSKKKVLILGAGMVVKPIVTYLLKNNFKVTVASRTKSKADEIIAGHKNGTAISWTVDAIDTLDKLIAEHDLTVSLLPYTHHVMVAKICIKHKKNMVTTSYIKPEMQALNSDAKKANIIILNEIGLDPGIDHMSAMKIIDHVHTKGGKIEEFYSFCGALPAPEAANNPFKYKFSWSPKGVVMAGNNDGKYLKNGKIIQVDTKALFKNPINVNFKNVGELQVYPNRDSLPYIDLYGIKETKTMMRGTFRYIGWCEIIDKMKQLNLISYNEKDFTGKTYSDFIAMMLGKKSSDNIKQDTAGFLNVDVNSISIKALEWLDLFKNKKMPYTKTSPFEITSDLMLEKMALGKEEKDMVVMQHTFLASYPDGKKEVIKSSMLDFGTLATDTAIARTVALPAAIAVKMILENKIKVKGVHIPIIPDIYNPVLRNLEEMNIKMTEEYELPLSEMV, encoded by the coding sequence ATGAGCAAAAAAAAAGTTTTAATACTCGGTGCAGGAATGGTTGTAAAACCAATAGTTACATACCTGCTTAAAAATAATTTTAAAGTTACGGTTGCTTCACGCACAAAATCAAAAGCCGATGAAATTATTGCAGGACATAAAAACGGAACCGCAATATCATGGACAGTTGATGCTATTGATACTCTTGATAAACTTATTGCAGAGCACGATTTGACTGTGAGTCTTTTACCATATACTCATCATGTGATGGTGGCAAAAATTTGCATTAAGCACAAAAAAAACATGGTAACTACTTCTTATATAAAGCCCGAAATGCAGGCATTAAACAGCGATGCAAAAAAGGCAAATATTATAATTCTCAACGAAATCGGCTTGGATCCGGGCATTGACCACATGTCGGCAATGAAAATAATAGACCATGTTCATACAAAAGGTGGAAAAATTGAAGAATTTTATTCATTCTGCGGAGCACTTCCAGCTCCCGAAGCAGCGAATAATCCGTTTAAATATAAATTTTCATGGAGCCCCAAAGGTGTGGTAATGGCAGGAAATAATGATGGAAAATATCTAAAAAATGGAAAAATAATTCAGGTTGATACAAAAGCTCTTTTTAAAAATCCTATTAATGTTAATTTTAAAAATGTGGGTGAATTACAAGTTTATCCCAACAGGGATTCTTTACCTTATATAGATTTATATGGAATAAAAGAAACCAAAACCATGATGAGGGGAACATTTAGGTATATCGGCTGGTGCGAAATTATTGATAAAATGAAGCAATTAAATTTGATTTCATACAATGAAAAAGATTTTACCGGTAAAACTTATTCTGATTTTATTGCTATGATGCTCGGGAAAAAATCATCAGATAATATAAAACAGGACACTGCCGGTTTTCTTAATGTTGATGTAAATTCAATCTCGATAAAAGCACTTGAATGGCTTGACTTGTTTAAAAACAAAAAAATGCCATACACAAAAACGTCCCCTTTTGAAATAACATCAGATTTAATGCTCGAAAAAATGGCTTTAGGTAAGGAAGAAAAAGATATGGTTGTTATGCAGCATACATTCCTTGCAAGTTATCCTGATGGAAAAAAAGAAGTTATAAAATCATCAATGCTTGATTTCGGAACCTTAGCAACCGACACCGCAATTGCCCGTACTGTAGCTCTTCCTGCTGCCATTGCTGTTAAAATGATTTTGGAAAATAAAATAAAAGTTAAAGGAGTGCATATCCCTATAATTCCTGATATATACAATCCTGTTTTGCGAAATCTTGAAGAAATGAATATTAAAATGACTGAAGAATATGAATTGCCTTTATCGGAAATGGTTTGA
- a CDS encoding PAS domain S-box protein encodes MIKSKKILKKNNKKKIFFHKKNNHSHAQKKKTERVSQSTDKRYKDFLKYLPEIIFETDKSGRVSYLNKHGKQTFGITDLEIKKGFNIINIFIPEDRARIAQSIKKKIKRKYFPIQEYSIINKDNEILQVNIISTIITDGKNNATGLRSVMTDITDIKRAEWALRESEEKYRLLAELSTDIIWTMDTQLRYTYVSPSIYKQRGYTSEEFMQLPVEKVFTPSSLEEVKKSFLVELDKAIKGKVPKENVYITELEFICKDGSTVWGEVSVRTIWDKKNKITGIYGSTRDITERKRTEEYLQKFSTLVESSSDAIVCETLDGYVTSWNKGAEEIYGYTKEEAIGKNVTMLLPPENLRNEPLEFLEEIKKGNNIDRRETTRLRKDGKPVYTSITMFPLRDSKNQIIGSAAIGRDMTTRKLAEKALIESEERFREMADNISEGLTIIENDKVVYVNKRTLEIIGCTKKEFRESSWLEIAAPEEKERLKNIYNDVKKGKMKFPKELEFWIIRKDNEKCCIFNHYTTSYNSNSNTTKKYIITFDITERKLIEEKLTAIVANSSDVIAIVNVAGKVKYHSPAFEKILGYKLTEILGNSAFDYIHPDDLPNVKEVFSDLLKNPDKTIKTEYRFLCKDGSWVHTESIATNHLQNPVIRGFIINSRDITLRKQIEEKLHQSENQLKEAQKISKIGSFEYDLKNKNFNFSENFFEVFGITFRKNFYYQTILNKIHPENKEDFIKIFETEKKNIKIENFEKEIKILNSDGTNRSIIAIKKIIPDKNNNPSKIFITIQDITQQKVNEELKRNVELVEKTAKIKQQFLANMSHEIRTPLTGIMGMVDILLNTKLDEDQLNYSQTIKISAENLLEIINDILVLSKVEERKLEIKPIIFDMHELINNVRTISEVLIKDKEIDLTINYPSEISNIVKADENRVKQIMMNFISNAIKFTEKGEIKINFSLLHKNKNIVKFKIEVVDTGIGIREKDQVKLFTKFVQIDSYKEVSNYEGIGLGLAVSKELAELMGGNVGVSSKKGRGSKFWFTFDAELLDKNYSIEKIKSYESFYKKNFNLKILLVEDKKIIRKVITIMLKKAGCIIDEAEDGMTAIKKCGENKYDLIFMDIQMPKMDGITTTKELKNRYPQLPPIIALTAYTLEGDCENLLNKGMDDYLPKPINKELLYKKLYKYSKSAIQNTDNKIQMPKTDFNNLPLLNNETLKDIINNLNGNKSELKELFVNFIDDADELFSKIESAVLNRNFGELKIAIHTIKGLTGTIGASQLYEIIKKLESTLKDNEENFQENVKTIDLMMEKYDLLKNYIKKSYLG; translated from the coding sequence ATGATAAAGTCAAAGAAAATATTAAAAAAAAATAACAAAAAAAAGATATTTTTCCACAAAAAAAACAATCATAGCCACGCACAGAAGAAAAAAACCGAAAGGGTTTCTCAATCTACGGATAAAAGATATAAAGATTTTTTAAAATACCTGCCCGAGATAATATTTGAAACAGATAAAAGCGGAAGAGTTTCATACCTGAACAAACACGGAAAACAAACATTTGGTATTACGGACCTCGAAATAAAAAAGGGATTTAATATTATCAATATTTTCATACCTGAAGATAGGGCTAGAATAGCTCAGTCCATAAAGAAAAAAATTAAAAGAAAATACTTTCCCATACAGGAATACTCCATAATAAATAAAGATAATGAAATACTTCAGGTAAACATTATTAGCACTATTATTACTGACGGCAAAAATAATGCAACCGGTTTGCGTAGTGTTATGACTGACATCACCGATATTAAAAGAGCAGAGTGGGCTTTAAGAGAAAGTGAAGAAAAATATCGCTTGCTTGCAGAACTTTCAACAGATATAATTTGGACTATGGACACACAGTTGAGATACACTTATGTGAGTCCATCCATATATAAACAAAGGGGATATACTTCTGAAGAATTCATGCAATTGCCAGTCGAAAAAGTATTTACTCCTTCATCTCTTGAGGAAGTAAAAAAAAGTTTTTTAGTCGAACTAGATAAAGCAATAAAAGGAAAAGTTCCGAAAGAAAATGTTTATATAACAGAACTTGAATTTATTTGCAAAGATGGCTCAACTGTTTGGGGTGAAGTTAGTGTTCGCACTATTTGGGATAAAAAAAACAAAATAACAGGAATATACGGCTCAACAAGAGATATAACCGAACGCAAAAGAACAGAGGAATACCTGCAAAAATTTTCTACACTTGTCGAATCTTCAAGTGATGCAATAGTATGTGAAACATTAGATGGATATGTTACTAGCTGGAATAAAGGTGCCGAGGAAATATACGGGTATACAAAAGAAGAAGCCATAGGAAAAAATGTAACAATGTTACTGCCTCCTGAAAATTTGCGAAACGAACCATTAGAATTTCTTGAAGAAATAAAAAAAGGGAACAACATTGACCGACGCGAAACAACACGATTGAGAAAAGATGGGAAACCCGTATATACGTCAATAACGATGTTTCCTCTCAGAGATTCGAAAAATCAGATAATTGGTTCGGCAGCAATAGGAAGAGATATGACTACACGCAAGCTTGCCGAAAAAGCATTAATTGAAAGCGAAGAAAGGTTCAGGGAAATGGCCGATAATATTAGCGAAGGATTGACAATTATTGAAAATGACAAGGTGGTTTATGTGAATAAAAGAACTCTTGAGATTATCGGATGCACAAAAAAGGAATTTCGTGAATCTTCATGGCTCGAAATTGCAGCACCCGAAGAGAAAGAGAGATTAAAAAATATATATAATGATGTTAAGAAAGGGAAAATGAAATTTCCCAAAGAACTTGAATTCTGGATTATAAGAAAAGATAATGAAAAGTGCTGCATATTCAATCACTATACAACAAGTTATAACAGCAATTCCAACACAACAAAAAAATATATAATAACATTTGATATAACTGAACGAAAATTAATAGAAGAAAAATTAACGGCGATAGTTGCAAATTCTTCCGATGTTATAGCTATTGTTAATGTTGCAGGAAAAGTTAAATATCACAGTCCTGCATTTGAAAAAATTTTAGGATACAAACTTACTGAAATTTTAGGCAATTCAGCTTTTGATTATATTCATCCCGATGATTTGCCCAATGTAAAAGAAGTATTCAGCGATTTGCTAAAGAACCCTGATAAAACCATAAAGACCGAATATCGTTTTCTTTGCAAAGATGGAAGCTGGGTTCACACAGAAAGCATTGCAACAAACCATTTGCAAAATCCGGTAATCAGAGGTTTTATTATAAATTCACGCGACATAACTTTAAGAAAACAAATTGAAGAAAAGCTGCATCAAAGCGAAAACCAACTTAAAGAAGCCCAAAAAATTTCAAAAATAGGTTCCTTTGAATATGATTTAAAAAATAAAAATTTTAATTTTTCCGAAAATTTCTTTGAGGTCTTTGGTATTACATTTCGAAAAAACTTTTACTATCAAACAATATTAAATAAAATTCACCCTGAGAACAAAGAAGATTTTATTAAAATTTTCGAAACAGAAAAAAAGAACATCAAAATTGAAAATTTTGAAAAGGAAATTAAAATACTTAATTCAGATGGAACAAACAGAAGCATAATTGCAATAAAAAAAATAATCCCTGATAAAAACAACAATCCTTCGAAAATATTTATTACCATACAGGATATTACACAGCAAAAAGTTAATGAGGAATTGAAAAGGAACGTGGAATTAGTTGAGAAAACAGCAAAAATAAAACAACAGTTTCTTGCAAATATGAGTCATGAAATCAGAACTCCGCTGACAGGTATAATGGGCATGGTTGATATTTTGCTGAATACAAAACTCGATGAAGACCAGTTGAATTATTCTCAAACCATTAAAATATCTGCGGAGAATCTTCTGGAAATAATTAACGATATCCTTGTATTGTCGAAAGTTGAAGAAAGAAAGCTCGAAATAAAACCAATTATTTTCGATATGCACGAACTTATCAATAATGTGAGAACAATAAGCGAAGTCCTCATTAAAGATAAGGAAATTGATTTGACAATAAATTACCCTTCCGAAATATCTAATATTGTTAAAGCTGATGAAAACAGGGTAAAACAAATTATGATGAATTTTATATCAAACGCTATAAAATTCACAGAAAAAGGTGAAATAAAAATTAATTTTTCATTACTGCATAAAAACAAAAATATAGTCAAATTCAAGATTGAAGTTGTTGACACTGGAATAGGCATAAGAGAAAAAGACCAGGTAAAACTTTTTACAAAATTCGTTCAGATTGATTCATACAAGGAAGTTAGCAATTATGAAGGAATAGGTTTAGGTCTTGCTGTTTCAAAAGAACTTGCAGAACTTATGGGAGGAAATGTAGGAGTGAGCAGTAAAAAGGGTAGAGGCAGCAAATTCTGGTTTACTTTTGATGCAGAATTATTAGATAAAAATTATTCCATTGAAAAAATCAAAAGTTATGAATCTTTTTATAAAAAGAATTTCAACCTTAAAATACTTCTGGTTGAAGACAAAAAAATAATCCGTAAAGTGATAACTATAATGCTTAAGAAAGCAGGATGCATTATCGATGAAGCAGAAGACGGAATGACTGCAATTAAAAAATGTGGTGAGAATAAATATGATTTAATTTTCATGGATATCCAAATGCCTAAAATGGATGGCATAACAACTACAAAAGAATTAAAAAACAGATATCCCCAACTTCCTCCTATAATAGCTTTAACAGCGTATACTCTGGAAGGAGATTGCGAAAACCTTCTGAATAAAGGAATGGACGATTACCTTCCAAAACCTATAAATAAAGAATTGCTTTATAAAAAACTTTATAAATATTCAAAATCTGCTATTCAAAATACCGATAATAAAATACAAATGCCTAAAACAGATTTCAATAATTTGCCACTATTAAACAACGAAACATTAAAAGACATTATAAATAACCTAAATGGAAACAAGAGCGAGCTCAAGGAACTTTTCGTGAATTTTATTGACGATGCCGATGAACTGTTTAGTAAAATAGAATCTGCTGTACTTAATCGAAATTTTGGGGAACTGAAAATTGCAATTCATACTATTAAAGGATTAACAGGTACTATAGGTGCTTCACAATTATATGAAATTATTAAAAAACTCGAAAGTACTCTTAAAGATAATGAAGAGAATTTCCAAGAAAACGTAAAAACCATTGATTTAATGATGGAGAAATATGATTTACTCAAAAATTATATTAAAAAATCATATCTTGGTTAA
- a CDS encoding response regulator, producing MHDSKQRTIFLIEDNRTENILLKLSLNSFKNIKVHTFVNGHELLNSINLNPDIVIVDLNLPDIQGYELIKLIKEYSSGIYIVVVSSQKDIEVIAKTQELGIFNYIVKNEGCLKHLKTIIQDILVLIDYKESKQSTEE from the coding sequence ATGCATGATTCGAAACAACGTACAATATTCTTGATTGAAGATAACCGTACAGAAAATATTCTGCTGAAATTATCGCTTAATTCATTTAAAAACATAAAAGTTCACACTTTTGTGAACGGACATGAATTGCTGAATAGTATAAATCTCAATCCCGACATAGTTATTGTTGACTTGAATTTGCCCGATATTCAAGGATATGAACTCATAAAACTTATTAAGGAATACAGTTCAGGCATCTACATTGTGGTGGTTTCTTCGCAGAAAGATATTGAAGTGATTGCAAAAACACAGGAACTAGGGATTTTTAATTATATTGTCAAAAACGAAGGATGCCTTAAACATCTGAAAACTATTATTCAGGATATTTTGGTGCTAATCGATTACAAAGAAAGCAAACAAAGTACTGAAGAATAA
- the mtaB gene encoding tRNA (N(6)-L-threonylcarbamoyladenosine(37)-C(2))-methylthiotransferase MtaB, protein MKELPKAAFITLGCKLNYSETSEIAKNIAASGFQKVKASENPDVFIINTCLVTKNAESKCRQIIRQITKSSSKAFIVVVGCYSQMKPEDIAVISGVDLVIGNKEKHKLAEYLTNIEKKIHPVIINSDMKIENNFVPSCSADDRTRSFLKIQDGCDYFCSYCVIPHVRGKSRSDTVKNVVESAKQISATGVKEIVLTGVNIGDFSTDTNEKFYDLLKELDKIDNAERFRISSIEPNLLTNEIIEFVAASKKFLPHFHIPLQSGSNRILKLMNRKYERELYVERVKKIKSIMPQCCIATDVIVGFPSETENDFMETYNFLDKLDVSYMHVFTFSERDNTAALKIGNIVPVNDRTKRSRILHELSDKKKKYFYEQQKGRTAKVLFESKNNKGFIYGFTENYVKVKTAFKTELINKIIEVKLLKIDEDGVFIRD, encoded by the coding sequence ATGAAAGAATTACCAAAAGCAGCATTTATTACTCTCGGATGTAAACTTAATTATTCTGAAACTTCCGAAATTGCAAAAAACATTGCAGCAAGCGGTTTTCAAAAAGTAAAAGCTTCTGAAAATCCTGATGTTTTTATCATAAATACATGTCTTGTAACTAAAAACGCTGAAAGCAAATGCAGGCAAATAATCAGGCAGATTACAAAATCATCATCAAAAGCTTTTATTGTGGTCGTTGGTTGTTATTCACAGATGAAACCCGAAGATATAGCTGTAATATCGGGTGTTGACTTGGTAATTGGCAATAAGGAAAAACATAAGCTTGCCGAATACCTTACAAATATTGAAAAGAAAATACATCCCGTAATTATTAATTCCGACATGAAGATTGAGAATAATTTTGTTCCCTCATGTTCGGCAGATGACAGAACCCGCTCCTTTCTTAAGATACAGGATGGTTGCGATTATTTTTGTTCGTATTGCGTAATTCCTCATGTGCGGGGTAAAAGCAGAAGTGATACTGTAAAAAATGTTGTTGAAAGTGCAAAGCAAATATCTGCAACGGGTGTTAAAGAAATAGTTCTTACAGGTGTTAATATTGGCGATTTCAGTACCGACACAAATGAAAAATTTTACGACCTGCTCAAAGAGCTTGATAAAATTGATAATGCTGAAAGATTCAGAATTTCTTCAATAGAACCGAATTTGCTTACTAATGAAATTATTGAATTTGTTGCCGCCTCAAAAAAGTTTTTGCCACATTTTCACATTCCTCTTCAATCGGGCTCAAACAGAATTCTGAAATTAATGAACAGAAAATATGAAAGAGAATTATATGTTGAAAGAGTTAAAAAAATAAAATCAATAATGCCGCAGTGCTGTATCGCTACCGATGTGATTGTAGGTTTTCCTTCAGAAACAGAAAATGATTTCATGGAAACATATAATTTTCTTGATAAACTTGATGTTTCCTATATGCACGTTTTTACTTTTTCCGAAAGAGATAACACGGCAGCTTTGAAAATCGGAAATATTGTTCCTGTTAATGATAGAACAAAAAGAAGCAGAATTTTGCATGAACTTTCCGATAAAAAGAAAAAATATTTTTATGAACAACAGAAAGGACGGACAGCAAAAGTTCTTTTCGAATCGAAAAATAATAAAGGATTTATTTATGGTTTTACTGAGAATTATGTGAAAGTAAAAACAGCTTTTAAAACGGAATTAATAAATAAAATTATTGAAGTGAAACTACTCAAAATTGATGAAGATGGTGTTTTTATCCGCGATTGA
- a CDS encoding NADH:flavin oxidoreductase gives MKAIFKEFELKGFKIKNRIVMPPMVNFGWSDDNGFVNEKHIKHYEERARANVGTIIVEATAIKKEGRGFIPQLGIWDDSQIEGMKKITDACHKYGSVMLLQLHHGGFYTPETVSEKAAGPSIDPKISRSYSLATEEIKELTNDFINGAVRAKKAGFDGIEIHGAHLYLLCLFASAAINKRTDEYGGRVSKRLKFAGDIIKGIKNNSGNDFIICYRMGANAPTLDDGIQVAQELEKLGVDILNVSHGGVNKLIPQVPENFGYNWIVYSGTEIKKHITIPVIVVNEIKTPERASYLIENNLTDFVAIGRDLLTDPQWVEKACRNEKVNQCISCKPKCKRYESEELCPAKKLLG, from the coding sequence ATGAAAGCCATATTTAAAGAATTCGAATTAAAAGGATTTAAAATCAAAAACAGAATTGTAATGCCGCCAATGGTTAATTTCGGTTGGTCTGATGATAATGGATTTGTTAATGAGAAACACATTAAACATTATGAAGAACGAGCAAGAGCAAATGTCGGAACTATTATTGTAGAAGCCACAGCAATAAAAAAAGAAGGACGCGGATTTATTCCGCAGCTTGGTATCTGGGACGATTCGCAAATTGAAGGAATGAAAAAGATAACAGATGCTTGTCATAAATATGGCTCTGTAATGCTTTTGCAATTGCATCATGGAGGGTTTTACACTCCCGAAACAGTTTCCGAAAAAGCAGCAGGTCCTTCAATAGACCCGAAAATAAGCAGGTCTTACAGCTTAGCTACCGAAGAAATTAAAGAACTTACTAATGATTTTATAAACGGAGCTGTTAGGGCAAAAAAAGCAGGGTTCGATGGAATAGAAATACACGGAGCTCATTTGTATTTGTTGTGTTTGTTTGCATCGGCGGCAATAAACAAGAGAACTGATGAATACGGAGGAAGAGTTTCAAAAAGATTAAAATTTGCCGGAGATATAATAAAAGGAATAAAAAATAATTCAGGAAACGATTTTATAATATGTTACAGAATGGGTGCAAACGCCCCTACTTTAGACGATGGCATTCAGGTAGCACAGGAATTAGAAAAACTTGGAGTGGATATACTTAACGTGTCACATGGCGGAGTTAATAAGCTCATCCCTCAGGTGCCAGAAAATTTTGGTTACAATTGGATTGTATATAGTGGAACAGAAATAAAAAAACATATAACTATTCCTGTTATTGTTGTTAATGAAATTAAAACTCCCGAAAGAGCTTCTTATCTTATCGAAAACAATTTAACTGATTTTGTTGCTATAGGACGCGATTTACTTACTGACCCGCAATGGGTGGAAAAAGCATGCAGAAATGAAAAGGTAAACCAATGTATAAGCTGCAAGCCCAAATGCAAGCGATATGAGAGTGAAGAATTATGTCCGGCAAAAAAGCTATTGGGTTAA
- the sucD gene encoding succinate--CoA ligase subunit alpha: MSILVNKNSKVIVQGFTGTEGTHHSMQMIEYGTNIVGGVTPGKGGTTHLGKHVFNTVSEAMKQTNANVSIIFVPPAYAANAIMEAAEAGIKIIVCITEGIPTNDMVTVKEFLKAQDCRLIGPNCPGIITPGETKIGIMPGFIHKKGIVGVVSRSGTLTYEAVDQLTKAGLGQTTAIGIGGDPIIGTTILDAVKLFMADKETKGIVMIGEIGGNMEAEAAYWLKENKTKPVVAFIAGRTAPKGRTMGHAGAIIGGKEDTAEAKIKILKDCGVTVADSPADIGKKMLEVIKY; the protein is encoded by the coding sequence ATGAGTATATTAGTCAACAAAAATTCGAAAGTCATTGTTCAGGGATTTACCGGAACTGAAGGAACGCATCATTCAATGCAAATGATTGAATATGGAACAAACATAGTTGGCGGAGTTACACCGGGCAAAGGTGGCACGACGCATCTCGGAAAGCACGTATTTAATACAGTTTCCGAAGCAATGAAGCAAACAAATGCAAATGTTTCAATAATATTTGTTCCGCCGGCGTATGCTGCCAATGCAATTATGGAAGCTGCCGAAGCAGGAATAAAAATAATTGTTTGCATCACCGAAGGCATTCCAACAAACGACATGGTTACAGTTAAAGAATTTCTGAAAGCTCAAGATTGCAGGTTAATAGGCCCGAATTGTCCGGGAATAATAACTCCTGGTGAAACAAAAATAGGAATAATGCCCGGTTTCATTCATAAAAAGGGAATTGTAGGAGTTGTTTCGCGTTCTGGCACATTAACTTACGAAGCTGTTGACCAGCTTACAAAAGCCGGATTAGGACAAACCACAGCAATTGGCATAGGTGGCGACCCGATAATAGGCACAACTATTCTCGATGCAGTAAAATTATTTATGGCTGATAAAGAAACCAAAGGTATTGTCATGATTGGAGAAATAGGAGGCAACATGGAAGCCGAAGCTGCCTATTGGCTAAAAGAAAATAAAACAAAACCTGTTGTGGCTTTTATTGCAGGACGCACTGCACCGAAAGGAAGAACCATGGGACATGCAGGTGCTATTATAGGAGGGAAAGAAGATACTGCAGAAGCAAAAATAAAAATCTTAAAAGATTGCGGAGTTACTGTTGCTGATTCCCCTGCTGATATTGGTAAAAAAATGCTGGAAGTAATAAAATATTAG